CTCATATATTGTGACCCATTATTGGGGCAAGTTTtcacaaaaggtcaacatgtGTTTAATGAACTGAATCTTTTTTCCTGGGTAAAATATGTGAAAATGTTCAATTGCCTTTTTTCAGTATGGGTATGGGGCTAAGCAGAAATtgtctttcaaaaataaacccatCCAGGTAAATATTCACTGAACTAAAAAGTGTGATGATAGGCCCCAACATATCAGTATTATATCAATCACACTGTGCTGTAGATATTGGTATCAGACTTAGACACTGAATTACCCATATCTGTTGACCACCACAAAATCCTAAAATCTGTCTAAGAAAATTGCCTCTAAATCCCCTAAGTGTGTTTAAACTGAGGTTCCCAAAAATCAAACTCGATTGATTGCAGTGGGCCAAAAGTAAACGTTGTATATATCaaactgtattattttttatttaaatattaatactgcaaaacacacAGAACTCTAAAATTAAAATCATCAAATGTCCTATACTTGAACAATGCACATCATtgattttaatgtcatttttatgcattttgtgtATCTTTCTTTAAACCAACTACGTTCTGTCAGGCAGTATTGAATGCCCACCTCCGACTTTGGAGCTGGCCAATCATAGTGAAAATTTTGGGATGGCACCTGGGATGGCCAATGGTGCTCACTTATTTTAAGGTCATTGAAGTATGcgcatatacataaaaaaaaagtaaatcacTTATACTCTCTACTTTTAAAATAAGCTATAGTTtttgtaatacaaaaataaacaaataaatgttaaaacaaaaagattaattaaaaattaagagCTGCATCAATGCCATATTATTTTTTCCCTCTTGTCATCTTTGGCAAGGCGGGCTAAATCAAAGGTCATCATGGGCCAACTTTGGCATGCAGGCCCTAGTTTGGGCACCTCTGGTTTAAAGGATTTTTAAGTACCTGCTCTATGGGCGGAACACAGAATTCACAGTCGCAGATATCTGAAAATTCTTCATCATCAGATGCCTCACTGTCCTCATCACTCTGTTCAGAGTCTGTCTTTTTCTGATCAGAGTTAAAGTATTCTTCCTGCTCACATTGTTCAGGTGCCTCACTTCTTGCAACTTGATGTATAAGCTGCTCTAATTTAGCATTTTGCTTGTTTAGCTCTGACAGACTATCTGTTCCATGGGAATGGGGGATCTCAGAGGTGTCTTTTGGCTTAATATAGGCCTCTGATGTGTCTTGCTGACAAACTGATTCACAAATCTCAGGACTGTCCGATGCTGTGTTTGACTGTTCCTCTAAAGCACATGGTATGGAGAGTATCTGTTGATCAGCAGGAGGCATGTCTTTGCCATCTTCGGGTTCTTCAGCACATGCCACAACATCTTCAAAGTCATACATGGATGTTTCATCTTCAGTAGTTTGAGTTTCTCCACAATAAGGTCCATAAGCTCCCACTGTTTCATCAAAGATATTCTCATTTTCATAGATCGTAAACACAGATTGAGGCTCTTCTATGATTTCTTTGTTTTCAGATCTGCAAAGTTCAGATAAGTTCTGACTGACCTCATACTCCAAcaatgtattttctttataaagGGATTCCAAAGCATAAATTCCTTGACAAGTGCTCTTTACAGAACAGAACTCTGTGGAATCTCTCGATAAATCCTCGAAAGCATCTTCTACCACTGCTTCAAGTCCATGACCTTCAATGGCTCCAAAACAGGATCCTTGCACATGCATGTCACCATTGTGTTCAATGACCGCTTCATTTTTAGGGCAAGGTTCATTGCCCTTTCCTTCCTCAAAATGCAGTGTGCAACTCTCCCCAATAATCTTAGGCCTATAAGCTTGGGTTTCACAGACCTCACCTTGTTTAGCACAAGGTTCATCGATTTGACCTGGTTTAATGCAGAGTCCATCATAAAGAGCCTCAGCATATGTTTTATTGCTTTTCTTTCCTGTGACTTGTTTCTCAGAGTCAATTACATGTTCTTCCACATAAGCATCCAAGACTTCCTCAGTATACATGTCAAAGGTCTTGTCATCACCTTCTTCAGGATACTCATGTGACTGTTGAATCTGAAAAGAGGTCTCATCATCCTCTGAAAGAAGACCGAAATGTTTTTCCTTCTCAAATGCTTGATCTAAGATTTCAAATGATTCTGATTCATCAACAAAACTTTTAAAAGACTCATCCGTTTCAGAACTGCCTTGGCTTTTGCTATCATTGCAGTCAGCATAGTCCTCCTCGCTTGACTCATCCGAAGAACCTTCTGCTTTGGTGACTTTTTCCATGGAATTACCCATGTTAGAGTGGAGTTCAAGAATGCTATCCTCATCTCCTTTGAGCTTAAAAGATTGAGGAGTTTCATCGTTAAGATATCCCCCTCTATCCTGTTCTTCACACTTTTTACAGAGCTTCCTACAGTTATCCAAAGCTTGAACTTCAGGCTTAAAATCTGCCCCAACTTCAGGGGTTTCTAACTCTTCATTTGTCTTACTAGGTTCTTCTCTATGATCAGACTCTTGATTGTGTCTCAAAAGATCGGTAAGAAATTGTGAAAGCCACCGAGACTCAAAGTTTTCCATTgatccagaaaacatggtatcacACTCAGATGGTTTCCTTTCCTCAGTCCTGTTAGTGTGATAATCACATATTTCATGGAATTTTTCAGCAGGTTTGCTTTGATGTGGGCTCTCAGAATGGTCAGGATTGCATTGTTGATGGACGTTGCATTTCTCAAAGTATGTTCCACAGCCTGTGCATTGTTCTAGAGCGTTAACACATACAGTAGAGTCTTCAGACGATTCACTGTGCTCAGAAAGTTGGTAACATTCTTGATGAAATGGCAGTCTTCCCTCTGAATTACCATCAGTCGGGACATTAAAGGTCTGGCTACAATCAGTACTCTTCAATAGATCAACGAAACACTCTGGGTTGTTTAGCAAAGCTCTCTCATCAGTGGTGTCCATTTGCCTAGTAAGCCGTGTTTGCTCAAGGGACACACAGTGGTCAGATGGCTTACTTTCTTTAGATACTTGACACAGTTCAGGGCATTCAAAATGTATGGCATGGCATTCGGCAAGCTTGTTTTGATTGTTAAGCTTAGACTGTTTAGATGTATTATGGTCTTCAGAATCTAGTTCAACTACCAAGTTTTGATCAAATAAGTTGTATAACTCAGATAGCAGAGTGGTATCCTCTTCTTCAGAACCACTGTCCTGTTCTGTGGATTCCTGATAATCTGGGTCATATTCAGAAAGCGTTTCTTGATCTGATGGATCAAATTGTGAGGACTCAAGAAGAACTTGTTGAAAAGAATCACAAAGATCTGGATTTGTCTCAGATAAAGTTAACTGTTCAGGATCATCTTGTTGAAAAGAATCACAAAGATCTGAATTTGTCTCAGATAAAGTTAACTGTTCAGGATCATCTTGTTGAAATGACTCACAAGAATCTGGGCTCATATCAGATAAGATGAACTGTTCAGGATCATCTTGTTGAAAAGAATCACAAAGATCTGAATTTGTCTCAGATAAAGTTAACTGTTCAGGATCATCTTGTTGAAACAACTCACCAAGCTCTGGGATCGTCTCAGATAAAGTTAACTGTTCAGGATCATCTTGTTGAAATGACTCACAAGAATCTGGGCTCATATCAGATAAAATGAACTGCTCAGGATAATCTTGTTGAAAAGACTCACAAGGATCTGTGCTCATCTCAGATAAAGTTAACTCATCTGAGCTCATTTCAGATAAAGTTAACTCTTCAGCATCATGTTCAGAAACCTCACTCTGATCACTTTGTTCAAAAGCAATGCTTAGATCATCTTGTTGGCTCATTTCAACTAAGTCAACCGAAATCCTTATTTCAAAAGACTCACTGTGCTCAGAGCAGCTGTCCAACAAAAAACTGTATCCAGATGAACCAGCCTGATCATGCTGATCTGAAAATTCACCATCGATTTGACTATTTTCAATGCAAAGTCCATCTGTTTTGTTCAGCCCGATGGCCTTTTGGTGCACAGAGTAGTCAATAGGCAATTCCTGTTCAGTGCACAAATCAGTTGCATGTTCCAAAGACTGTCTTTCCTTTTTTGGATCTCCTTGTCCAGAGACCTCAGAATGATCAAAGCACAGTTCAGTAGGCATGTTTACCTCCGTGTCTGAAGATTCCAAATATTTAGTTGCTAGTATAATGTTGCTTTCAACAAAAGACTTCCTTTCTCTAAAAGATTGGCAAAGTCAGAAGAAGTGAAACACTCCATACATTCTTCCATTGGTTTGCTCTCTCCACAAAGTCTGCAACAAGagtcagaaatgtgtgtttgcagAGAGGATTCACAAGGCTGAAGGGATTTGTTGAGCCCACAGCCTGCCTGAGACACAAGCAGCAGTGTGCACATTGACATGACGGTAGGGTTGAGACTTTACTGAACCCGCACTCATCCCGCCTTCAGGAGACCAACCGATTTATTTTGGTGCTACAGAGACGTGACAAATAACTCCTGCCATATCAAATCACTATAAAAAGCTTAAGTAAGGCATAAATCTGAACCCGACACTTAGAAAGTATTGACACTCGATCTGCTTTTAGTTGTTTGCAGCAatgtattttttcccccaaattaTCAATTCAATGGAATCATGAATGGCTTTGACTTTGCCAAAATTTTAGGCATACCTTTGTATCAGATTCCAATTAGTTGCAAATTAGCTGAACCGATAGCTTCTGTTTTTCCTAAATCAATGCAGTTAAATGGGGTAAATATATCTGTTTAAAAGATAAAACAGAGATCAGGATTTATACATGAATAAGATCTAAGCATTATGATATATTcaaatttaaagaaaacaaaaacggAAAATTCTTTCATTGTGTACTTGCTCACATGATGTTCCAAACTGATTAGCCTTTTgctcttccatagaacacaaaaggagatgttaggcagaatgataacctcagtcaccattcacttttattgcatcttttcccCCATACAATGActttaaatggtgactgaggttaacattctgccaaacatctctttttgtgtcctACAAAAGCATTCATAAATGTGGACAAGTTTTGAACAATGTGAGGGtgatttaataatgtaaaaatgcaaatttttcaGTGAACTTTACCTTTACCTACATGAGGTTTCAGTTTCCTCACTATCACAGCTGATCATGTGGCTCTTGATTGTTAACTGCCCAGTACTCagagaatgcaaaaaaaaaaaaaataagaggttACAAAAACCTGAATCAACTCTTACTTTTGAGATGGTTCCATTCTCTTCCACCAGGAGTGGGGCGTTGTTATTTACGGGCACGTGATCTACTTCGTCATGGCACAGGCAGCAGAAGAGACTGTGGAAAATACCACGACTGCGGGGTTTCTTCGACGAGGCTGCAGCATGTGGAGGGGTACCTGGgaaacgagaaccacattatgtcACACCCACCACTATCCTGCTTTTCGTCGCCATATATCTTTGCATACATGATACATTGGCTAGTTCTGACAGCAAATGCCTCACATCAGGGGTCTTTGTTATGAGATAACTGTACTGGGATGTAAACGACCGGTAATTACGGTCATTAAACAGCAAAATTATGGTTCACTTGAGTCGCATCAAACACAACGGGGCAATGCAAATATTTTTCGTAAATAACAACCTAAACTTCAGCCTTTTCCTTAAACTAAGCTATTGCATAACTTCAGAAAAATATCGCACAATTTACGGCCATGAGTCATAattagagcccgaccgatatgggatttttgagaccgataccaATTTTAGAAGgggaaaattcacagattaccgatGTGGTGGCCaatatagttcatttttgagctggaatgaaaacagaccttttctatgagGATTGTACACCGATTTTGCACCAATATAACTATGCAAATGTACTCAggaggctgctttcttaaacaaatatttttatcaaagaatatttgacattattattatacattgtcaactaATTCTAGAAATTAAcattgagaaaataaagaataaattaaaatacaataaatagctaaataaacatcagtacggtatgttcagtatcagtttgctgaccatttaaataaagaataaattaaaattatagctaaataaacatcagtaatgtatgtttagtatcagtcaatggctgaccatttaaataaagaataaattgaaatatgataaatagctaaataaacatcagtactgtttagtattagTCAAATGCTGACAATgctgccagtcaattaggggcaggttgtaaaacaagaagcatttatacttgccgagtcaagagataaacagcggcagtggtgttacaccgtattctgctatacaagttcaggggaaactttcaacagtggaaaaccagacttttaaatatgacattttgtaaatgcaatgactgtaattgttcggttgaaggagGTAACAAACTGCGAatgctgaacaaaacagtttggtgaacaCATGTATACACATTAACTTCCACACAGCTGACAAGTAATGAAAGTAGctatgtggttagctagttagctataagctcgttgtcacagagagaaaaagatgtactttgtttatttactttccagcacaGTGCCTCAAAAACTAGGTACCAAcatagcgtgaaatcaacacttAACAGACACAGTCCACCACCACACCATTGCCTGCtgtgctgcaaaaagatgctctgatgtttacctttcaatctgctatgtTATTGACTGCACTGACAAATGACTGTATAGCTGATACAGATGAGATAAaaatgagtgacatggttgtcagggagaggtttaacgttatattagttatattgaaagggggaaatgatggggtcattgtttattaactttccattatgtattttattttgaatttctttcaaaaattctgttttgtggaacatgagggtgaggaaataatgtcagaattttcattttggggtgaactaagaGGTGAACATggattttattaaatgaaaacacaTGTCTGTCACACCCATGCGTTCTCCAAGACTTACTTCATAATATGAGCTTCACAATAGTCTTAGCTGCATCATAGGATCCTCAATAAGAGCGCTTTTGAGCCTGTACTGAAATAAGTTTATGTCAAGCAATCCCAGGCTATTTGCTAATAAGCTAGATATTTGTCACCAAATACAGCAGACAGAGAAATAGTCTCCATGAATAGCGACACATTACAGGGAATCCACGTGATTATGGATCTATGTTGGGCTCAGGACAACAACAGACCCCTGGGAAACTTACAAGAGTTAAACAACAGTGACGAAAGCTGGACTTTGCGATACAAAATCTTTGACAAATTAGGCTGTGGCTGGAACGGTTGAGGCCGCTGTCAACGGGAGGGCTTAACTTGCCACTCAAAATTCAAACTAAAAGCTCAAATAACAAACAAAGCTGTTATAATAAACAAGTTTGTTAGAACATATTGTACTATTGATTTAATTACACTGGGGACTTTGTTCCAAAGGTTGTCTTTGTTTTTGCAGCACGATCCTAAAAAATAATAACTGTTCACCATTTCCCTTGAGATAGCATTATAATTTTTACTTCaacagaatttatatttaaaaatgtattttattagcagcataaaaaacaaaactgcataaaaatgcattcaaatgtGCATTCTGAATGTTAAATGGATGTGATTGTTGAAAACTTGTCGATACTTATTTAAACACCTCTGATTCGCCATTGTATTATTGCATTAAAAATTCTCTACTGCTGCTGCaaatttttttgttgatttgtctCCTTTTGACATGTCTTTCAACATGGGCGGCTCAGGAGGTAGAGCGGGTTGACCATTAATCGCAGGGTtagcggttcgattcccacatgactccacatgccgaagtatccttgggcaaaacactgaaccccaagttgctcccaatggcaggctagtgctttgcattgcagctctgctgtcattggtgtgtgtgtgtgtgtgtgtgtgtgtgtgtgtgtgtgtgtgtgtgtgtgtgtgtgtgtgtgtgtgtgtgtgtgtgtgcgtgcgtgcgagaatgggtgaatgagacacagtaaAGTGCTTTGTagaaccgctaaggttaaaaggcactatataagtgcagaccatttaacataAAAGTTGCCCTGAAAACCAAACTTAACCCAAAGTACATAAATACAAGGTGCCAACCCATCATCAGGATATTAAACATGTCTCTTGGCCTTCAAACATAAAACATACATTGACTTGTCAACGAGCCTCCTTCTAACTCTGAACCTAACTGTAAGCCCATGTGACCCCAAAAAAAGCTGCTGACAGCGGTTAGTGATGGCATTCACCACAAATATAGAGCACTTACAGCGCACCATAAACggaatcatgaaaaaaaaaaactttgttgtgTTCCCAGCTTGGGAACAGGGTTGAATGGATCAACCATATGTTTATCTCATACCGTATGTGTCAGTAGTTCTCAACTAGCTTACATTGGAGGGTTTtttgtacaaaagtaaacaagaaagtcttttaaatgtattaagaTTAGGACTgtgattaattataaaaaaattataatcattccCCCTGACCCTTTTTTGGGtccaccagttgagaatcactggcACATGATGAAAGAACATGACATTTGCAGAAACCAGTTCTGATTGAGCAACAAAATTGATCttataaacaaaccaaaaaatatcaaataaagacTAGGCTGGTGAAGATAATTCAAAAGAAAAATTTTATGACATGCTGTAACGAGCAAGAGGTTGGGATCCTTTACTCTGTGGCTtatgcaaaacatttcaaaagctgATAATGTGGTTGCGGCTTTCTAAAAGGAAGCACTGCACCACCCAGGTCAGTAAATTTTGTTCCACATAGCTAAAAGTAGCTTATCTAGGTCTTTTTTAAGAGGGCCTCACTGCTATTCCAATCCTGACGGACAGAGGTCACTCAGCATCTGGCTTTACGACCGTGACATGTGATCCCGCATTACAATCTCACAACTTGTTTCACGTCACCCCTTTGGGCAGAAGGGCAGCAGATTTGGATAAAATTGCACATAATTTACATGGGTCTAAAATCAATACTGGTCCTGACTTTTTTCTATTAATCCtttatatttttgcctattttaaaTAGACATGCATTATTGATGGgctatataaattataaaaatatttctcaAAATGTTTTAAGACTTTGTACGAAatcatatatttatgtatttgctcttaaaatgaaaaaactgtttatttatttttttagaggaGCTATAATTGTGAGGGACCATACAGACATTATTGACATGATTGACAAGCATATTCAAGATGCAAGAACTAAAATACAGTAAAGGTCTAGTTCAAATTATCAAGGCATGTTTGGTTATGCAATGATATTAgtatttaatcacatttatttatataaaggttaaatataaaaatgtatacttataaacagtgttgggtttaatctaattacaaagtaattagttactgtaatctaattacttttagtaaAGAAATATTGGTGTAAAGCATTACATTAAAatctttgtaatcagattacagttactgactttcaatgcattaattacttttaagtacataatAGGATTAtacttatttctaatatattatttatgtggaatacattaattatggcccactaacgagtcattgtgaaggagaaatgtgaagtgctgagtgtatgacttgtgtgtgacaatgaacaagaaagaaatatagctCAGagtgtaaagacgctgactaccacccctggagttcgcaagttcgaatcccagggcgtgctgagtgactccaatcgAATACAAATAATTTCATATTCGCAATACAGCATATTTTTATACTGTCACAACCAGcgttgggtgtaatctaattaccaagtaattaattactgtaatctaatttctTTTTAGAATAAAAATTAGTGTAAAGCattgcatttttaattattgcaattagattacagttactgccTTTAAATAAGGTAAATTACTTCAAGCACATTATTTGGGTTAAGCATATTTCTAAAATACCATGCATAGCATGAATTATGCTAATAtatacatctgtttgcatttgtcACTGCTGACAACACACACAGCTGTATGAATTGcatacaaaaaacaaagaaatatagaCAGACTTTTCTGCGAAAAGTGTTTCAGAATGTAGGCTAACTTTAAataaattagtaatgtgattacttttatgttgaaataatcagtaaagtcagtaatctgattacaattttagagaagtaattttgTAATATGTAgtgaattacttattttgagtagcTTACTCAACACTGGTCACAACATAATCGTAATAACATCCCATGATGACCATTGCAAATACGTATATTGTAAATTGTCCACCTCTAAACTCATAAATTGAGTTTATAGAGCAATTCATTAATTTATATgctggaagaagaaaaaaaacactacattaaaaaactttttaaatatatatttgcttttttagatttattttcactgctatttatttgaaaatataacaaaaaGTTAGTTTTTGATGTACTGAATTACAATAATTACCAATACAATGACTAAATCTCACTTTCAACAAATGAAGAAGCTGCTAAAAGGGGTCAAATTTACCCAATGGTAAAATACATAAAGTGGTCTGAACCAGAAAGTAAATGCTAGGCAAACAGAGCACATACTAAATGGACATGTCTTGCCGCTTCAATAGAACTTGGAGAGAACGAGAATCCCTCCGGGGGCCCCAAAGaactctttttctcttttccccCTTCTTGCGCACTCTCACTGGAATGCAGCCATATCTCTGGCCCATAACTCAGCTGCACTGTGCCCGGCCAAGCCAAAATAGGAACAGGAAGTGAAGTCAGAGCTGCCGCAAGGCAATGGCGATGGAAGGCCAACAACTGAGCTTTCTTTGTGTCCCGCCTTTACCAGATCATGTTTCCCATGCAACAAAACAGGTACAGAATAGCGATGGCCTGGGAACGGCATGCCGAGGTAATCCACAATGCCATGCAGACAGAGAGGGATTCCAATTACAGAACAGATCCACTGACCCACTTTGCCAGGGCTGTAACACCTTACAAGACAGAAAAAAAAGTGACTGCATCCAGACTTGCCAAATAAAAGTGGGGTCAAATATATGTTTTAAGGTACTGTCGTATTTTACATCACGATACTGTAGAGATATTCTTACACCAACAATCAAacattttagttacatttttcacACATATTTTTTATCCAAAAAGACATACAGCTGCATTAGGTCAACAAACACACAATTACTTGAGCAAAACGCAAACTCATAACAAGCTAAGAATATCATATATGTCaataactttattattttttcatattctAAGGATGTCCAAACAGATTCTCTGTACAGCTAGACTGCCATGGTTTTCATGTAATTAGAAACATATTGAAATCAAGGTATACACTACTCACTCATCACCTTTTTTTAAACTCTATGGCTGTACTTTATAGTACAGCCATATAACTTCAATGGCTGTACTATAAAGTAATGCAATAAGTTCAACACTTGATGCATAAAGCACCAAAGTCCAATAAAGATGAATAAGAAACAATACATTAAACAAAGAATTGCGCTATTATCGTATTGCAACACAGATATTGATGTAATATCTCATCGCATTGGATCCCTGCTGATTCACTCCCCCACCGCAAACGCAGTCTTTGctgttgtcaatcccaaacactgagaATTGACTAGGGCAATGCTTTGAAGCTTGGCCTTTCTAAAAATAGTGTACAATAACAAAGTGGCTAACAGGTGCTTCCAGTCCTTGCCCAAAATATATCCGATGGTCCTAGACAATGTCTTGGCACGCTTTTCACGGGGTCACACCAAAAGCTAAGCCTCAGTAAACAACATTATCAAGTAACATATCTTCAAAGTAAACACGTAAATTAGTGCAGCCAAAATAATCCAGgtactaaatgtttttttgctgTTAGGAAGGCTATTGCTGAATTACAGAATTAGTCCAGGGTTCTTCGTGTTTGTGTAGCCCGATCCAGCATGTCACAGTTTAGTCAAATACCAGTATCCAGGAAAAGAAGTCAGTCTGATTTAAGGGATTTCTATTTCTAAAAGGTatagttccccccaaaaaataaagaaaatggtgATTAAAGCTAG
The Xyrauchen texanus isolate HMW12.3.18 chromosome 14, RBS_HiC_50CHRs, whole genome shotgun sequence genome window above contains:
- the LOC127655197 gene encoding uncharacterized protein LOC127655197 isoform X1, whose protein sequence is MPTELCFDHSEVSGQGDPKKERQSLEHATDLCTEQELPIDYSVHQKAIGLNKTDGLCIENSQIDGEFSDQHDQAGSSGYSFLLDSCSEHSESFEIRISVDLVEMSQQDDLSIAFEQSDQSEVSEHDAEELTLSEMSSDELTLSEMSTDPCESFQQDYPEQFILSDMSPDSCESFQQDDPEQLTLSETIPELGELFQQDDPEQLTLSETNSDLCDSFQQDDPEQFILSDMSPDSCESFQQDDPEQLTLSETNSDLCDSFQQDDPEQLTLSETNPDLCDSFQQVLLESSQFDPSDQETLSEYDPDYQESTEQDSGSEEEDTTLLSELYNLFDQNLVVELDSEDHNTSKQSKLNNQNKLAECHAIHFECPELCQVSKESKPSDHCVSLEQTRLTRQMDTTDERALLNNPECFVDLLKSTDCSQTFNVPTDGNSEGRLPFHQECYQLSEHSESSEDSTVCVNALEQCTGCGTYFEKCNVHQQCNPDHSESPHQSKPAEKFHEICDYHTNRTEERKPSECDTMFSGSMENFESRWLSQFLTDLLRHNQESDHREEPSKTNEELETPEVGADFKPEVQALDNCRKLCKKCEEQDRGGYLNDETPQSFKLKGDEDSILELHSNMGNSMEKVTKAEGSSDESSEEDYADCNDSKSQGSSETDESFKSFVDESESFEILDQAFEKEKHFGLLSEDDETSFQIQQSHEYPEEGDDKTFDMYTEEVLDAYVEEHVIDSEKQVTGKKSNKTYAEALYDGLCIKPGQIDEPCAKQGEVCETQAYRPKIIGESCTLHFEEGKGNEPCPKNEAVIEHNGDMHVQGSCFGAIEGHGLEAVVEDAFEDLSRDSTEFCSVKSTCQGIYALESLYKENTLLEYEVSQNLSELCRSENKEIIEEPQSVFTIYENENIFDETVGAYGPYCGETQTTEDETSMYDFEDVVACAEEPEDGKDMPPADQQILSIPCALEEQSNTASDSPEICESVCQQDTSEAYIKPKDTSEIPHSHGTDSLSELNKQNAKLEQLIHQVARSEAPEQCEQEEYFNSDQKKTDSEQSDEDSEASDDEEFSDICDCEFCVPPIEQVPAKPLLPQIKSKDVGKICVVIDLDETLVHSSFKPVNNADFIIPVEIDGTVHQVYVLKRPHVDEFLKRMGELFECVLFTASLAKYADPVSDLLDKWGAFRSRLFRESCVFHRGNYVKDLSRLGRDLNKVIIVDNSPASYIFHPDNAVPVASWFDDMSDTELLDLIPFFEGLSKVDNVYTVLKQQRTTS
- the LOC127655197 gene encoding uncharacterized protein LOC127655197 isoform X2; its protein translation is MPTELCFDHSEVSGQGDPKKERQSLEHATDLCTEQELPIDYSVHQKAIGLNKTDGLCIENSQIDGEFSDQHDQAGSSGYSFLLDSCSEHSESFEIRISVDLVEMSQQDDLSIAFEQSDQSEVSEHDAEELTLSEMSSDELTLSEMSTDPCESFQQDYPEQFILSDMSPDSCESFQQDDPEQLTLSETIPELGELFQQDDPEQLTLSETNSDLCDSFQQDDPEQFILSDMSPDSCESFQQDDPEQLTLSETNSDLCDSFQQDDPEQLTLSETNPDLCDSFQQVLLESSQFDPSDQETLSEYDPDYQESTEQDSGSEEEDTTLLSELYNLFDQNLVVELDSEDHNTSKQSKLNNQNKLAECHAIHFECPELCQVSKESKPSDHCVSLEQTRLTRQMDTTDERALLNNPECFVDLLKSTDCSQTFNVPTDGNSEGRLPFHQECYQLSEHSESSEDSTVCVNALEQCTGCGTYFEKCNVHQQCNPDHSESPHQSKPAEKFHEICDYHTNRTEERKPSECDTMFSGSMENFESRWLSQFLTDLLRHNQESDHREEPSKTNEELETPEVGADFKPEVQALDNCRKLCKKCEEQDRGGYLNDETPQSFKLKGDEDSILELHSNMGNSMEKVTKAEGSSDESSEEDYADCNDSKSQGSSETDESFKSFVDESESFEILDQAFEKEKHFGLLSEDDETSFQIQQSHEYPEEGDDKTFDMYTEEVLDAYVEEHVIDSEKQVTGKKSNKTYAEALYDGLCIKPGQIDEPCAKQGEVCETQAYRPKIIGESCTLHFEEGKGNEPCPKNEAVIEHNGDMHVQGSCFGAIEGHGLEAVVEDAFEDLSRDSTEFCSVKSTCQGIYALESLYKENTLLEYEVSQNLSELCRSENKEIIEEPQSVFTIYENENIFDETVGAYGPYCGETQTTEDETSMYDFEDVVACAEEPEDGKDMPPADQQILSIPCALEEQSNTASDSPEICESVCQQDTSEAYIKPKDTSEIPHSHGTDSLSELNKQNAKLEQLIHQVARSEAPEQCEQEEYFNSDQKKTDSEQSDEDSEASDDEEFSDICDCEFCVPPIEQVPAKPLLPQIKSKDVGKICVVIDLDETLVHSSFKPVNNADFIIPVEIDGTVHQVYVLKRPHVDEFLKRMGELFECVLFTASLAKYADPVSDLLDKWGAFRSRLFRESCVFHRGNYVKDLSRLGRDLNKVIIVDNSPASYIFHPDNAVCLCGTCSLLVR